The proteins below are encoded in one region of Myxococcales bacterium:
- a CDS encoding metallophosphoesterase, which produces MWTPPKKEKQEPVTLRRFAGHTRFSQYFNELKVAHLTDQHVGRVTPMSVQKHAVQLVNEQKPDLVVITGDFVCHGQAYLDALEEVISEIDAPVIGVLGNHDHWSGAKEVRHSLKKAGAEVLDNANTIVTLGHVRLQVLGLDDAYTGHADLRKASRGLRSDLPVLGLSHIAEEAEKMWQLGVPLVLSGHTHAGQITLARLHEFALGHLAGHRFVHGLYGSRFDNREKTSGAVYVGAGIGASVMPLRIGDRGRPEVTIFELGLEPGSLDEHHEEQNPLPGRKPSAKALAKRAAKVKRKQRSRDRQAAKVSQPLKNSKKSKKI; this is translated from the coding sequence ATGTGGACTCCGCCAAAAAAAGAGAAACAGGAACCCGTGACTCTTCGACGCTTTGCCGGGCACACTCGTTTTTCTCAGTATTTTAATGAACTCAAAGTTGCTCACCTCACCGACCAGCATGTGGGTCGCGTGACCCCGATGTCAGTACAAAAGCATGCAGTGCAACTTGTTAACGAACAAAAACCCGATCTTGTTGTGATTACCGGAGATTTTGTATGTCACGGCCAAGCCTATCTGGATGCGCTCGAAGAGGTGATTTCTGAGATCGATGCCCCGGTCATAGGCGTTCTTGGAAATCACGATCATTGGTCAGGCGCAAAAGAAGTACGGCACAGTCTAAAAAAAGCTGGGGCGGAAGTACTCGATAACGCGAATACTATCGTTACGTTGGGGCACGTGCGTCTTCAGGTACTCGGTTTGGATGATGCCTATACGGGGCATGCCGATTTGCGCAAAGCAAGTCGAGGTTTGCGTTCCGATTTGCCTGTGTTGGGCCTCTCGCACATTGCGGAGGAAGCAGAAAAGATGTGGCAACTTGGCGTTCCTCTTGTGCTGTCGGGACACACGCATGCAGGACAGATTACTTTGGCTCGACTTCATGAATTTGCTTTGGGACACTTGGCAGGACACCGTTTTGTTCATGGTCTGTATGGAAGTCGTTTTGACAATCGCGAAAAAACCTCGGGAGCCGTCTATGTCGGAGCTGGTATTGGGGCTTCAGTCATGCCTTTACGCATTGGCGATCGAGGTAGGCCCGAAGTCACGATCTTCGAGTTAGGCCTCGAACCAGGAAGCTTAGATGAGCATCATGAAGAGCAAAACCCCTTACCCGGAAGAAAACCGTCGGCCAAAGCGCTAGCCAAGCGAGCCGCAAAAGTGAAGCGTAAACAGCGATCCCGTGACCGCCAAGCTGCAAAGGTCTCGCAGCCCTTGAAAAACAGCAAAAAAAGCAAGAAAATCTAA
- a CDS encoding outer membrane protein transport protein, which produces MSKVGLVLLGALAVARPAWAGGLEYPSPTTKGLGRGGAYLIGGNDPMGLAYNPASLSKIDGRQLAINAQLAVLSACADLAGSYGRGSSGNVPTVFGQPADFNAQELPKVCNDGLPSIVPSLVFAIRLPKGFSLAAGLLSPNALSTLKYGNSNGSIQNSDGTLLPSPTRYTLVESRLMEIWPTIGGSWTPKPWLSLGASFGWGMGFYNFTSYSAAIPGTSPANDVRTKLNTQDLFIPVLNAGINLRPFRFLEFALALRWIDSIRGGGTLDLRASDFGTNAEGGYVPHATRVDNAELQVPSRIKFSWGTRYVHFRAKHASKQNKHDSMAQELFDIELDLAYELNSTIDAFKVNVPQGNSLVIEAFGAQAVNVPVPLQTVIPYQWNNQFTAHLGGDYNLIQNLLALRLGVSFESRGVSPAYQNLTFMPAQRLGLHLGSTLRLGAWDLSVAFAHVFQETIEVSQTHAELEQVVAGSLSGSVINAGTYSAHFDIFALGANFHF; this is translated from the coding sequence ATGTCAAAAGTGGGGCTTGTGCTGTTGGGAGCCCTTGCTGTTGCTCGTCCTGCGTGGGCGGGGGGGCTGGAATATCCCAGCCCAACAACAAAAGGGTTGGGACGCGGCGGTGCATACCTTATTGGCGGAAATGATCCGATGGGGCTGGCTTATAATCCAGCATCGCTTTCAAAAATCGATGGCCGGCAGCTTGCTATAAATGCGCAACTCGCAGTCTTAAGCGCCTGTGCGGATTTAGCTGGAAGTTATGGGCGAGGGAGCAGTGGTAACGTTCCCACGGTTTTTGGTCAGCCCGCGGATTTCAATGCTCAAGAACTGCCGAAGGTTTGCAACGACGGACTGCCTTCAATTGTTCCAAGTTTGGTTTTTGCGATTCGACTGCCCAAAGGTTTTAGTTTGGCTGCTGGATTGCTGAGCCCTAACGCGCTTTCCACTCTCAAGTACGGAAATAGTAACGGCTCCATCCAGAATAGCGACGGAACGCTTCTGCCTTCGCCCACACGATACACCCTGGTGGAATCGCGACTTATGGAGATTTGGCCCACGATTGGTGGATCGTGGACACCCAAGCCTTGGCTCAGTCTGGGTGCTTCTTTTGGGTGGGGAATGGGTTTCTATAATTTCACAAGTTACAGCGCTGCAATACCAGGGACATCCCCGGCCAACGATGTTCGTACTAAGCTAAATACTCAGGATCTTTTTATTCCCGTCCTTAACGCAGGTATTAATTTACGCCCCTTCCGCTTTTTGGAATTTGCTCTAGCGCTGCGCTGGATTGATTCAATTCGCGGCGGCGGAACCCTTGACTTACGCGCCAGTGACTTTGGCACCAATGCTGAAGGCGGTTACGTCCCGCATGCAACACGCGTTGATAATGCCGAACTTCAAGTCCCATCGCGAATCAAGTTCAGTTGGGGGACTCGCTACGTTCATTTTCGTGCAAAGCATGCCTCGAAGCAGAACAAACACGATTCCATGGCGCAAGAGCTTTTTGATATCGAACTTGATCTCGCGTACGAGCTAAATTCAACAATCGATGCTTTTAAGGTCAACGTCCCTCAAGGAAACAGTCTTGTTATCGAAGCATTCGGTGCGCAAGCCGTTAATGTTCCCGTTCCGTTGCAAACGGTAATTCCTTATCAATGGAACAATCAGTTTACGGCTCATTTAGGAGGCGACTACAACCTTATTCAGAACCTGTTGGCGTTAAGACTTGGTGTGTCGTTTGAGAGTAGAGGCGTCTCGCCTGCCTACCAAAATCTTACCTTCATGCCCGCTCAAAGACTCGGATTGCATCTGGGAAGCACGCTTCGTCTTGGCGCATGGGATCTGTCTGTAGCCTTTGCACATGTTTTTCAAGAGACCATTGAAGTATCTCAAACGCACGCTGAACTTGAACAAGTTGTTGCGGGAAGTCTCAGTGGAAGTGTCATCAATGCGGGAACCTACAGTGCTCACTTCGATATCTTTGCCCTTGGTGCAAATTTTCATTTTTAG
- the dnaB gene encoding replicative DNA helicase, translated as MALESYSRSSNVTRSNISGRVPPHSVEAERSVLGGILLENSVMHTVVEHISGEDFYSEAHVQVFEAMASLFAKGQPVDTVTLREELVQNSKLQIVGGDEYLLALTNTIPALSNIEAHARIIHQKAVVRRLISASHEIAAGGYGDYGDYEAFLDRAEKSIFQIAKERERNPTQHIAAVVKATFEDIDSAAKKKESVIGLPTGFDRLDFLTAGFHPGDLVIVAGRPGMGKTAFALNLGVNACLARKKTVAVFSLEMASEQLVRRMLCSEARVDGSRLRTGQLLREDWPKLVAAAGMLSGLPIWVDDTPALTIMELRGKTRRLMSEHDLGLIIVDYLQLMRSGARNDSREQEISEISRSLKALAKELRVPVIALSQLNRGVEQRGNKDKPPQLSDLRESGAIEQDADTIIFIYRDEVYNQETSDAGIAEFIIGKQRSGPTGVVRARFFNEYTRFDNLADDDNFEQPFNG; from the coding sequence ATGGCGCTTGAGTCGTATTCCCGTTCTTCGAATGTAACTCGCAGCAATATTAGCGGGCGAGTTCCTCCGCACTCTGTTGAAGCAGAGCGTTCAGTGCTCGGTGGCATCTTGCTCGAAAACAGCGTGATGCATACCGTTGTCGAGCACATTTCCGGTGAGGATTTTTATAGCGAAGCGCATGTTCAAGTCTTCGAAGCGATGGCTAGTCTTTTTGCCAAAGGTCAGCCGGTTGATACGGTAACCTTACGTGAAGAGTTGGTGCAGAACAGCAAGCTTCAAATTGTGGGTGGTGATGAATACCTTCTTGCACTAACAAACACCATTCCCGCGCTGAGCAATATTGAAGCGCATGCCCGAATTATTCATCAAAAAGCGGTGGTTCGCCGACTTATATCGGCCTCGCATGAAATTGCTGCAGGTGGCTACGGCGACTACGGTGATTATGAAGCTTTTTTGGATCGCGCTGAAAAGTCGATTTTTCAAATAGCAAAAGAAAGAGAACGTAACCCCACTCAACATATTGCGGCGGTGGTTAAAGCGACTTTTGAAGACATTGATAGCGCGGCAAAAAAGAAAGAAAGCGTTATTGGCCTACCTACAGGCTTTGATCGCTTGGATTTTTTGACTGCTGGTTTTCATCCGGGTGACTTGGTCATCGTCGCAGGTAGGCCTGGTATGGGAAAAACCGCTTTTGCTTTGAACTTAGGAGTCAATGCCTGCCTTGCGAGAAAGAAAACCGTCGCAGTGTTCTCGCTTGAAATGGCAAGCGAGCAACTTGTGCGACGTATGCTGTGCAGTGAAGCCCGAGTGGATGGTTCACGTCTACGAACGGGGCAGCTGCTGCGAGAAGACTGGCCGAAGCTTGTTGCTGCTGCTGGCATGCTAAGCGGGCTTCCGATATGGGTGGATGATACGCCAGCGCTTACCATCATGGAACTACGCGGAAAAACCCGGCGTTTGATGTCAGAGCATGATCTTGGTCTGATCATCGTTGATTATCTTCAGCTGATGCGTTCAGGTGCCCGTAACGACAGTCGAGAACAAGAGATTAGTGAAATCAGTCGCTCGCTCAAAGCGCTAGCCAAAGAGCTTCGCGTTCCTGTGATTGCACTCTCACAGCTTAACCGCGGCGTCGAGCAACGAGGCAACAAAGACAAACCACCGCAGCTCTCAGATCTTCGGGAATCTGGAGCCATTGAGCAGGATGCCGATACGATCATCTTTATCTATCGCGATGAAGTCTACAATCAGGAGACTTCCGACGCTGGCATCGCAGAGTTTATCATAGGCAAACAACGTTCGGGTCCGACGGGCGTTGTGCGAGCACGCTTCTTTAATGAATACACGCGCTTTGATAACCTGGCAGACGACGATAACTTCGAGCAGCCCTTCAATGGATAG
- a CDS encoding 50S ribosomal protein L9, translated as MAVNVQVILREDVPKLGKTGEIVRVRRGFARNYLVPQALGVLATRGNVRQVEHEKVSALARASKLRKDAETRRTEIEGLSIEVSKQAGEEGKLFGSVTTKEIAELLETHGQKVDRRTILLDSPIRELGDHEIKIKLAPDVLANFKIRVVEQRAQ; from the coding sequence ATGGCTGTGAATGTGCAAGTTATTTTGCGAGAAGATGTGCCAAAACTAGGCAAGACCGGCGAGATTGTTCGCGTGCGACGCGGTTTCGCGCGGAACTACCTCGTGCCGCAAGCGCTTGGTGTGCTTGCAACGCGTGGAAACGTTAGGCAAGTTGAGCACGAGAAAGTCTCGGCCTTAGCTCGTGCAAGTAAGCTCCGCAAGGATGCTGAAACGCGTCGAACGGAGATTGAAGGTCTTTCCATCGAAGTGTCCAAGCAGGCGGGCGAAGAAGGTAAACTTTTTGGCTCTGTTACAACCAAGGAGATTGCTGAGTTGCTTGAGACCCATGGTCAAAAGGTAGATCGTCGCACAATTTTGTTGGACTCTCCGATTCGTGAGCTTGGTGATCATGAGATCAAAATCAAGCTTGCACCCGATGTGCTTGCCAACTTCAAAATACGTGTTGTAGAGCAACGCGCTCAGTAG
- the rpsF gene encoding 30S ribosomal protein S6, which translates to MSVTSQKANKAREYETIFAVDPTVDQAEVEKITSRVADVISKLDGKLAAIDNWGRRKLAYRTDKKNRGYYMYLRYYGQGGLVAEIERNLRMQDTVFRFQTNLLADEVDLSAAVIDEEKIQFRRVEIEDNVVEQSIEQRLGLVQRPRPSAALSPSDDVSESDDDFEEDSVDSDADSSDDSGLN; encoded by the coding sequence ATGTCCGTTACGTCTCAAAAAGCAAACAAAGCTCGCGAATACGAAACAATCTTCGCTGTTGATCCCACCGTTGACCAAGCTGAAGTGGAGAAAATTACTTCACGTGTGGCGGATGTGATTAGCAAGCTTGATGGAAAACTCGCTGCTATCGACAACTGGGGTAGGCGTAAGCTTGCTTACCGGACCGATAAAAAGAACCGTGGCTACTACATGTACTTGCGTTACTACGGACAAGGTGGCTTGGTAGCGGAAATCGAACGTAATCTGCGTATGCAGGATACAGTATTTCGTTTTCAGACCAATCTGTTGGCTGACGAAGTTGATTTATCAGCTGCCGTAATCGACGAGGAGAAAATCCAGTTTCGTCGTGTTGAAATCGAAGACAATGTTGTTGAGCAAAGCATTGAGCAGCGTCTCGGCTTAGTTCAAAGGCCACGTCCGTCTGCTGCGTTAAGTCCATCGGATGATGTCAGTGAATCGGATGATGACTTTGAAGAAGACAGCGTCGATAGTGATGCTGATTCTTCTGATGATAGCGGGCTCAACTAA
- a CDS encoding aminoacyl-tRNA hydrolase, whose amino-acid sequence MKLIVGLGNPGSKYATHRHNIGFMVLATLLSRLGAGPLKDKFKGLFAKGSFKGQDFVLLAPQTFMNLSGESVQQAQTFFKVEPADVLIVHDELDLPFGSLRLKKGGGTAGHNGLRSIVNHGGHDFGRLRFGIGRPPGIKVENYVLSSFSSEERAELPELLEKAAEMSESFLSDGLDFSMNRHNSRNS is encoded by the coding sequence GTGAAGCTTATCGTTGGACTTGGCAATCCTGGTTCTAAATACGCGACGCATCGCCATAATATTGGATTTATGGTGTTAGCAACGCTGCTGAGCAGGTTAGGAGCGGGCCCCTTGAAAGACAAATTCAAGGGGCTCTTTGCTAAAGGAAGCTTCAAGGGACAAGATTTTGTATTGCTTGCGCCTCAGACCTTTATGAATTTGAGTGGCGAGTCCGTCCAACAAGCTCAGACCTTTTTCAAGGTCGAGCCGGCTGATGTACTTATCGTTCACGATGAGCTTGATTTGCCTTTCGGGAGCCTTCGCCTAAAAAAGGGTGGAGGTACTGCGGGGCACAATGGCCTGCGTTCGATTGTAAATCACGGTGGACACGACTTTGGACGCCTTCGTTTCGGCATTGGCCGGCCTCCAGGCATTAAAGTAGAAAATTACGTTCTTAGTAGTTTTTCAAGCGAGGAGCGCGCCGAGCTGCCCGAACTGCTCGAAAAAGCAGCGGAAATGAGTGAGAGCTTTCTTTCCGATGGTCTTGATTTCAGTATGAATCGCCATAATAGCCGTAATTCATAA
- a CDS encoding 50S ribosomal protein L25, which translates to MIELQIDGKAQLSMVRDLQIDPVRRDLIHADFYRIYEDQPIKTTVPFRITGRAAGVVMGGELHVVFHELPIRALPGVIPTKIEVDVTPMELHDIFHVSDLKLPEGVEVTLPAAQTLVHVQAERNRGEAADAAGAETPEAAKDGGEAASAKAEA; encoded by the coding sequence GTGATTGAGTTGCAGATCGACGGGAAAGCTCAGTTGAGTATGGTTCGCGATCTTCAAATCGATCCTGTTCGCAGGGATCTCATTCACGCTGATTTTTATCGAATCTATGAAGATCAGCCCATTAAAACAACCGTTCCCTTCCGTATCACGGGGCGTGCAGCGGGCGTTGTCATGGGCGGTGAGTTGCATGTTGTGTTTCATGAACTTCCAATTCGAGCGCTTCCCGGTGTGATTCCCACAAAAATCGAAGTGGACGTAACACCTATGGAATTGCATGATATTTTCCATGTAAGCGACCTCAAGTTACCTGAAGGTGTCGAGGTTACTTTGCCAGCCGCTCAAACACTGGTGCATGTCCAAGCTGAGCGTAATCGCGGTGAGGCTGCTGATGCAGCAGGCGCTGAAACGCCTGAGGCAGCGAAAGACGGTGGCGAAGCAGCTTCAGCTAAGGCTGAAGCTTAG
- a CDS encoding ribose-phosphate pyrophosphokinase translates to MFKSICIFSGAANRKLAGQIADYLQVPVGRAALSRFSDGEVFTEIQENVRGVDVYVVQPTCAPVNDNLMELLVMIDALKRASAGSITAVVPYYGYARQDRKVAPRTPITAKLVADLMTTAGANRVVSMDLHAGQIQGFFNIPFDHLYSLPVFLEYLRPKFGNTPVFVSPDAGGVERTRAYAKRVGADLAIIDKRRERANVSEVMNIVGDIKARECVILDDMIDTAGTLTHAAAALMEKGAKKVYAAATHAVLSGPAIERIAASSLQEVVVTDTIPLSPEAEATGKFKVLSVAGLLGEAIKRIHNGDSVSSLFV, encoded by the coding sequence ATGTTTAAGTCGATCTGTATATTCTCCGGGGCCGCAAACCGTAAGCTGGCCGGGCAGATTGCCGACTACCTTCAAGTGCCTGTGGGCCGTGCTGCTCTGTCTCGCTTCTCCGACGGAGAAGTCTTCACGGAGATTCAAGAAAACGTTCGTGGCGTGGACGTCTACGTGGTGCAGCCTACGTGTGCTCCGGTCAATGACAATTTAATGGAGCTGCTGGTGATGATCGATGCGCTAAAGCGTGCATCAGCTGGCTCGATTACAGCTGTCGTTCCTTACTACGGATATGCTCGACAGGACCGAAAGGTCGCTCCTCGAACCCCCATCACAGCAAAGCTTGTGGCCGATTTGATGACCACAGCCGGAGCAAATCGCGTGGTGAGCATGGATTTGCATGCGGGTCAGATACAGGGCTTTTTCAATATTCCTTTTGATCACTTGTATTCCTTGCCGGTTTTTCTCGAATACTTACGACCCAAATTTGGCAATACTCCCGTGTTTGTGTCTCCGGATGCAGGTGGTGTGGAGCGTACTCGCGCTTATGCCAAGCGCGTGGGAGCGGACTTAGCCATTATTGATAAAAGGCGTGAACGCGCGAACGTAAGCGAGGTCATGAACATCGTGGGTGATATTAAGGCTCGCGAATGCGTGATCTTGGATGACATGATTGATACGGCCGGCACGCTTACCCATGCGGCGGCAGCGCTTATGGAAAAAGGAGCGAAAAAAGTTTATGCTGCAGCGACTCATGCGGTGCTTTCTGGGCCTGCAATTGAGCGCATTGCGGCCTCTTCACTGCAAGAAGTTGTGGTCACCGACACCATTCCCCTCAGCCCGGAAGCGGAGGCGACGGGGAAATTCAAGGTTCTTTCTGTTGCAGGTTTGCTCGGAGAGGCTATAAAGCGCATTCACAACGGCGACTCGGTGAGTTCGTTGTTTGTTTAG
- a CDS encoding GAF domain-containing protein: protein MDNNASKSELAELVDIARAVTQEKDIDRLLDIILQKCRHITNADAGSIYVVEHVPGEEPRLHFKLSQNDSCDFKSSEFTLPISNASVAGAVVLSKRPVNIDDVYDLEKGTPYTFDKSFDDRLGYRTCSMLAVPLVSAKREVLGVVQLINKKKSKEVKLDSDSAVEKHVVPFDNHSEQVLTTLAAQAGIALENALLYSDIQNLFEGFVRASVQAIEQRDPTTSGHSLRVSVLACELASKVDHVSDGRFADLKFSEKQMQELEYASLLHDFGKIGVREQVLLKAKKLHDHELCLVQTRIDALFHQTRADFLEQKLTLIENSASATELAAVENNYAAQCALLREAREFIERANEPTVLRQGDFSRIQGLANIELRDFKQLRVPLLNEEHIRALQVTKGSLASDELEEIRKHVVHTFQFLSRIPWGKTFQNIPEIAAAHHERLDGSGYPYGLGDSEIPAQSKIMTVADIYDALTAADRPYKKSLPHERAMDILFSEASSGHIDADLVRIFHEAQVVRVLQAVS from the coding sequence GTGGACAACAATGCTTCGAAAAGTGAGCTGGCCGAGTTGGTGGATATCGCTCGAGCGGTAACTCAAGAAAAAGACATTGATCGGCTTTTGGATATCATTCTGCAGAAATGCCGTCATATCACCAACGCAGATGCCGGAAGCATCTATGTTGTCGAGCACGTGCCTGGCGAGGAGCCGCGCCTTCATTTTAAGTTGTCTCAGAATGATAGCTGTGATTTCAAAAGCAGCGAATTTACCTTACCTATTTCCAACGCATCGGTGGCTGGTGCTGTTGTGTTGAGTAAACGGCCCGTCAACATCGATGATGTGTACGATCTTGAAAAAGGCACCCCTTATACTTTCGATAAAAGTTTTGATGATCGACTTGGTTACCGGACCTGTTCGATGCTTGCGGTCCCTCTGGTCTCGGCAAAACGTGAAGTCTTGGGTGTTGTCCAGCTTATTAACAAGAAAAAGAGCAAGGAAGTAAAACTCGATTCAGACAGTGCCGTTGAAAAGCATGTGGTTCCTTTTGACAATCACAGTGAACAGGTCCTTACGACCTTGGCTGCGCAAGCTGGAATTGCTCTTGAGAACGCTCTTTTGTATTCGGACATCCAAAATCTTTTTGAAGGTTTTGTGCGAGCAAGCGTGCAAGCGATCGAGCAACGTGATCCGACCACCAGCGGACATTCGTTGAGAGTCAGTGTGCTTGCTTGTGAACTAGCAAGTAAAGTCGATCATGTTTCTGATGGTCGTTTTGCTGATCTCAAATTCAGCGAAAAACAGATGCAGGAATTGGAGTATGCTTCGTTGCTCCATGATTTCGGCAAAATAGGCGTGCGTGAGCAGGTCTTGCTAAAAGCAAAGAAACTTCACGACCATGAGCTTTGTCTTGTACAAACCCGCATCGATGCGTTGTTTCATCAGACTCGGGCCGATTTTTTGGAGCAAAAACTTACCTTGATTGAGAATAGCGCGTCCGCAACTGAGCTTGCTGCAGTTGAAAATAACTACGCTGCGCAGTGTGCTCTGCTCCGAGAAGCAAGAGAGTTCATTGAAAGAGCTAACGAACCGACGGTTCTTCGGCAGGGAGATTTTTCCCGCATACAAGGTCTTGCAAATATTGAACTTCGCGATTTTAAACAGTTGCGCGTGCCACTTCTCAACGAAGAGCACATCCGAGCCTTGCAAGTCACAAAAGGTTCACTCGCCTCGGATGAGCTCGAGGAAATACGCAAGCATGTAGTGCATACTTTTCAATTTTTATCACGCATTCCCTGGGGAAAAACCTTTCAGAACATTCCTGAGATCGCAGCAGCGCATCACGAACGGCTTGATGGCTCTGGTTATCCTTATGGTCTTGGTGATAGCGAGATCCCCGCGCAATCTAAAATCATGACGGTAGCTGATATTTACGATGCGCTTACAGCGGCCGATCGACCTTACAAAAAATCACTTCCGCATGAGCGAGCGATGGATATTCTATTTTCTGAAGCTTCATCGGGTCATATTGATGCAGATTTGGTACGTATTTTCCACGAAGCACAGGTTGTCCGAGTACTACAAGCCGTTTCGTAA
- a CDS encoding DUF1624 domain-containing protein, producing the protein MKSRAADKPRQDYVDSLRGLAVLVMVCWHTASGWLEPELQQGFVWANLLALGGLAAPLFLLIVGVSIQLRFSSEASAPKQPFSVHGALVKRGAFILLLGYLLRFQMWFIDVSIASRPRTWKFYLPILLAFALALTGLSKKSKSSKQIFLYLGFAIFFFFHGYARLYAFYPHRLYPLLRVDILQTIGLSLILIGSVHQLRSSITLSLGIASLLLLIAPFSNNVLPGFLPEPIAAYLGHWSEQNQHASLAMFPISPWFAYVLLGLVLGNWWRNPKTKAMSLACIAGLFLAYVISEDRRFIYNLLQVAPNLIEVIRALHRLAWALALGGFLYLADLFLPKTTFVLRRFGKSSLLVYWLHLSFAFGKGARLFKPVLSYQDWLEKALLLTLILLALAIAKQELSRHFARARRKTSKAS; encoded by the coding sequence ATGAAAAGTCGAGCGGCCGATAAGCCCCGTCAAGACTACGTGGATAGCCTGCGCGGCCTTGCCGTACTTGTGATGGTGTGTTGGCACACGGCCTCCGGGTGGCTCGAGCCAGAACTTCAGCAAGGTTTCGTTTGGGCGAACTTGCTTGCACTGGGCGGGCTCGCCGCTCCACTTTTTTTGCTGATCGTTGGAGTCTCCATCCAACTGCGTTTTTCCTCGGAAGCAAGTGCTCCGAAGCAACCGTTTAGTGTGCATGGTGCACTCGTAAAGCGCGGGGCTTTTATTCTTCTTCTTGGCTATCTACTTCGTTTTCAGATGTGGTTCATTGATGTGTCTATCGCATCGCGGCCACGCACCTGGAAGTTCTATCTGCCCATTTTACTTGCCTTTGCTCTAGCGCTCACTGGGCTATCGAAAAAAAGCAAGTCATCCAAGCAGATTTTTTTATACCTGGGTTTCGCAATATTCTTTTTCTTTCACGGCTACGCCCGGCTTTACGCCTTTTATCCACACCGACTTTATCCTTTGCTCCGTGTTGATATTTTGCAAACTATCGGGCTCAGCTTAATCCTGATTGGATCGGTCCATCAACTTCGATCTTCGATTACCCTCAGTCTTGGTATCGCCTCGCTTCTTTTACTGATCGCGCCTTTTTCGAACAATGTATTGCCTGGTTTCCTCCCCGAACCGATCGCTGCTTATCTGGGACACTGGTCGGAGCAAAATCAGCATGCAAGTCTTGCTATGTTTCCGATATCGCCTTGGTTTGCCTACGTCTTACTTGGACTGGTTCTAGGTAACTGGTGGCGCAACCCTAAAACCAAAGCCATGAGCCTTGCGTGTATAGCTGGTCTATTTCTTGCCTATGTTATCTCGGAAGATCGACGCTTTATTTACAACCTTCTACAGGTCGCTCCGAACCTGATCGAAGTGATTCGAGCACTGCATCGTCTTGCATGGGCTCTTGCTCTTGGCGGCTTTTTGTATTTAGCCGACCTTTTCCTACCTAAGACTACCTTTGTACTTCGTCGTTTTGGGAAAAGCTCATTGCTCGTGTATTGGCTTCATCTGAGTTTTGCCTTTGGTAAGGGCGCAAGGCTCTTTAAGCCTGTCCTTAGCTATCAAGATTGGCTTGAAAAGGCGTTATTATTGACACTAATCCTGCTTGCGCTGGCCATCGCAAAACAGGAACTTAGTCGCCATTTTGCCCGAGCTCGCCGCAAAACATCAAAGGCATCGTAA
- a CDS encoding helix-turn-helix transcriptional regulator, whose product MLPRVLLATDRSSFEQAWRAAGAECSFEIETCKPAQLAEHLADADGLVIDGDSSFYDEDELLVAVGLAKSKGLLVAVMVSLNQKLGGEPDLLNEMCEGLVVNYTHPVSEMAFRVERRIDKDRERRFEYLTVCPNGKDLLAIDGQARAWVLSRPLSAEDDESEVQAITLSDDARFAVLSFNNGKTLELIAEHIFKSKNAQSTPQSIDDDPSFALNNAELGPRLKALRLQKGLTQAEVARRSGIHRPNIARVEAGRHTPSLETLRRLADAIGVSTAEILAQVNS is encoded by the coding sequence ATGCTTCCAAGGGTCCTTCTGGCGACCGATCGTTCTTCCTTTGAACAAGCGTGGCGTGCAGCAGGGGCGGAATGCTCCTTTGAGATCGAGACTTGCAAACCAGCACAACTTGCTGAGCATTTAGCGGATGCCGACGGCCTCGTCATTGATGGTGATAGCTCATTTTATGATGAGGACGAACTGCTCGTCGCTGTCGGGCTTGCTAAAAGTAAAGGGCTACTCGTTGCCGTCATGGTAAGCCTTAACCAGAAACTGGGCGGTGAACCGGATCTACTCAACGAAATGTGTGAAGGGCTAGTGGTTAACTACACGCATCCAGTAAGCGAGATGGCATTTCGCGTTGAACGACGTATCGATAAAGACAGGGAACGGCGGTTTGAGTACCTAACCGTTTGTCCCAACGGAAAAGATCTACTCGCTATTGACGGGCAAGCACGTGCATGGGTTCTGAGCCGTCCGCTGTCTGCCGAAGACGATGAAAGCGAAGTGCAAGCCATCACCCTAAGTGACGATGCACGATTTGCCGTGTTAAGTTTCAATAACGGGAAAACCCTTGAACTCATTGCTGAGCATATTTTCAAAAGCAAAAATGCACAGAGCACGCCTCAATCGATAGATGACGATCCAAGCTTCGCATTGAATAACGCAGAACTAGGACCACGTCTTAAGGCTCTTCGCCTGCAAAAAGGGCTGACCCAAGCAGAAGTCGCAAGACGTAGCGGTATTCATCGCCCAAACATTGCACGTGTTGAAGCTGGAAGACATACACCGTCACTTGAAACGCTAAGGCGCCTGGCGGATGCGATCGGCGTGAGCACCGCCGAAATTCTCGCCCAGGTCAACAGCTGA